AATGAAAGCGGCGGGGCGGTACCCGCGCTGGCGGGAATCGGACATCGCGTTCAGGCGCGCCGGACCGATGAGTTCCGCGACGGACGGGAGTCTGAACCCATGAACGGGCCGGTACGGGCCCCACCCGCAAGGAGACGAGCCATCATGGGAAAGCTGATCCCCATCACCTTCCTCACCCTCGACGGCGTGATGCAGGCGCCCGGCGGCACGGAGGAGGACCCGAGCGGCGGGTTCGCGTACGGCGGCTGGCAGGTGCCCTTCGAGGACGAGGAGGCGAACACGTTCATCACCGAGGCCTTCGACCGCGTCGGCGCCTTCCTGCTCGGGCGCCGGACCTACGACATCTTCTCGGGGTACTGGCCGAAGCAGACCGACCCGGACAACGCCATCGCGGCCAAGCTGAACACCCTCCCGAAGTACGTGGCCTCCACCACCCTCAAGGACCCCGAGTGGGCGGGCACCACCGTCCTCGGCCCGGACCTGGAGGCGGAGATCGCCCGGATCAAGGAGAGCACCGACGGTGAGGTGCACATCTGGGGCAGCGGGGAGCTCGTCGGGTGGCTGCTCGCCCGCGGTCTCATCGACGAACTCAACCTGATGGTCTACCCCGTGGTCCTGGGGGCCGGGCGGCGGCTCTTCCCGGGCGGGGGCGAGCCCACCACCTTCGAGGTCACCGCCTCCCGGACCACCGCCGTGGGGGTGGCCATCCACACCTACCGGCCCGCCGGCCGGGCCACCTTCGGTACCTACTGAGGGAACTTTCGCAGAGCCCTCTCAACCCCTGAAACACGGTGTACCCGCCACCCACCGCTCCGGTACGGTGGCGGCTCCCGTGCGAGCCGCCGAAGTCTCCACCTCCCACCAGTCGTTGGAGACCCGTGTCCACGCTCGCCGCCGTACCGGCGCCCGGCCTCGCACCCCGCCGTGCCTGGCTCACCGACCTGCCCGTCCTGCTCGTCGCCCTGGTCTGGGGCGGCAGCTACCTCGTCGCCAAGGGCGTCACCACCTCGCACACCGTGATCGCCGTCCTGGTCCTGCGGTTCGGGCTGATCCTGCCGGTCCTCGTGGCCGCGGGGGCGCGGCGGCTGCGCGCGCTGCGGCCCGCCCAGCTGCGCGGCGGCGCCCTGCTGGGGCTGGTCCTCGGCGCGATCTTCCTGCTGGAGACCTACGGGGTCGTCCACACCTCCGCCACCAACGCCGGGCTGATCATCAGCCTGGCCATGATCTTCACCCCGCTCGCCGAAGCCGTGCTGCGCCGGGTCCGGCCCCCGGCCGCCTTCCTCGCCGCCGCGGGCGTCTCCGTCACCGGGGTCGTGCTGCTCACCCAGGGCGCGGGCTTCACCACCCCCTCCCTCGGTGACCTGCTGATCCTCGGGGCCGCCCTCGCGCGCACCCTGAACGTGCTGCTGACCGCGCGGATCAAGGCCGTCCAGGACGCCGACCCGCTCTCCCTGACCACCGTTCAGCTCGGCGGCGCGGTCCTGGTCTTCGCCCTGCTCGCGGCCCTGCCCGGGACGGGCGCCACCCCGTGGGCCGCGGCCGCCGACTTCGGCCCCCGCGCCTGGGCGGGGCTCGCCTTCCTCACCGTCTTCTGCACCCTGTTCGCCTTCTTCGTGCAGATGTGGGCCCTGCGCCGCACCTCGCCCTCCCGGGTCAGCCTGCTGCTCGGCACCGAACCGCTGTGGGCCGCCGCCGCGGGCATCGCCATCGGCGGCGAACACCTGGGCGCCACGGGGCTCGTGGGCGCGGCCCTCGTCCTGGCCGGCACGGCCTGGGGCCGTCGTACCGCCGTCCCGGACCCCGTCTGAGCGGCCCACCCGCCGCCCACCCGCCGCTCACCTCGACGAGTGGCCGAAAACGCCGCATCCACCGGTGAACGGCCGCCGTACGGTGGACCGATGCCAGCAGTCGACATCAGTGGGAACGACGAGGACTTCGCCGCCGACCCCTACGCCTTCTACGCCCGGCTGCGCGAGGCCGGACCGGTCCACCGGGTCACGGTGTACGCCGGTGAACTCGAACCCAGCTGGCTGGTCGTGGGCCACGACGAGGCCCGCCTCGCCCTGGGCCACCCCGCCCTGTCGAAGGACTGGCGCGGTTCCGGCCAGTTCGACGACACCCTCGTCACCGCGGCCAACTCGAACATGCTGGAGAGCGACCCCCCGCAGCACACCCGGCTGCGCCGGCTGGTCGCCCGCGCCTTCACCGCCCGCCGCATCGAGGCCCTGCGCCCCCGTGTCCAGCAGGTCACCGACGAACTCCTCGACACGATGGCCGCCCGCCCCGGGCGCACCGCCGACCTCATCGCGGCCCTCGCCTTCCCGCTGCCGATGACCGTGATCTGCGAACTGCTCGGCGTCCCCGACCTGGACCGGGACCGGTTCCGCTTCTGGTCCAACGAGATCGTCGCCCCGACCGCCGCGAGCGCGGACGGCAGCGCCCACCGCGCGCTGAGCGAGTACCTCGCCGAGCTGGTCGAGGCCAAGGCCAAGGCCCCCGGCGAGGACCTGCTCAGCGAGCTGATCCGCACCCGCGACGACGACGGCGACTCCCTTTCCCCCGACGAGCTGATCGGGATGGCCTTCCTGCTGCTGGTCGCGGGCCACGAGACCACCGTCAACCTCATCTCCAACGGCGTACGGGCCCTGCTCGCCCACCCGGGTCAGCTGGCCGTCCTGCGCACCGACTGGGACGGGCTCCTCGGCGGGGCGGTGGAGGAGATGCTCCGCTACGACGGCCCGGTGCAGAACTCCACCTACCGCTACGCCCGCGAGGACGTGGAGATCGGCGGGACGGTCATCCCGGCCGGGTCGACCGTGGTGATCTCGCTGGCGGCCGCCGACCGCGACCCGGGCCGGTTCGCCGACGCCGACACCTTCGACATCCACCGCGCCCCGCGGGGCCACCTGGCCTTCGGGCACGGCCTGCACTTCTGCATCGGCGCGCCGCTCGCCCGGATGGAGGGCGCGATCGCCGTCCGGTCCCTGCTGGAACGTTTCCCCGACCTGGCCGAGGACCCGGCCGGCGGCCCGCGCGCATGGGTCGGCGGCAGCCTGATGCGGGGCGTCACCCGGCTCCCGGTGAGCTGGTGACCGGTCCGTACACGAGGCGGTACACAAGGCCGTACGCCAGGCCGTACGCCAGGCCGTACGGGAACACGCGCTCAGAGGTCCGGCAGCTCGGCGAGGGTCACCCGGCGCCGCTCCCGCCGCGACAGCTCGCAGGCCTCGGCGATCCGCAGCGCGGCCAGGGCCTCCCGGCCGTCGCACGGATTGGGGCCCTCGCCGCGGACCAGGCTCACGAAGGCGGCCAGCTCCGCCTCGTAGGCCGGTCCGAACCGCTCCAGGAAACCCGTCCACGGTTTGCGCGCCGGGGGCGGGCCCTGCGGTTCCGTCGAGGCGATCGGCGTACGGTCGTCCAGCCCGGCCGAGACCTGGTCCAGCTCCCCGGCCAGCTCCATCCGCACGTCGTACCCCGCGCCGTTGCAGCGGCCGCCGGTGCAGGTCACCAGGGTCCCGTCGGCCAGGGTCAGCAGCGCGGCCGCGGTGTCCACGTCACCCGCCTCGCGGAACCGCGGGGGACCCGCGTCCGAGCCGGTCGCGTACACCTCCGTCACCTCCTGCCCGGTCACCCAGCGCACCATGTCGAAGTCGTGCACGAGACAGTCCCGGAACAGCCCGCCCGACCCGGCCAGGTACGCGGCGGACGGCGGCGCCGGATCCGCGGTCATCGTCCGTACGGTGTGCAGCCGCCCCAGCGCGCCCGAGCGGACCAGCTCCCGCGCCGTCACGTACCCGGCGTCGAAGCGCCGCATGAAGCCCACCTGGAGCACCCCGCCGACGGCCGCGACCTCGCGCAGCACCGCCAGGCTCCGCCCCAGGTCAGGGGCGACGGGCTTCTCGCAGAACACCGGCAGCCCGGACCGTACCGCCCGGACCACCAGCTCCGCGTGGCCCGCGGTCGCACACGCCACCACCACCGCGTCCACGCCCCAGGTGAAGATCTGGTCGACACTGGGCGCGGCGGTCGCCCCGAGCCGGGCGGCCAGCAGCGCCGCCCGCGCCGGGTCGGCGTCGGCGAGCACCAGCGATCCCGCGTGCGGCTGGCGGGCCAGCGCCGCGGCATGGAAGGAACCGATCCGGCCCGTACCGATGAGCCCGATGCGCATGCACTCAACGTGACCCCGTCCGGGTCACCTGTCAATCCGCCCGGCCTGCCCCGATGACGACCTCATGGTCCACTGTGGCGGATACTGGGCGGCTGGAACCGGAATGACCGCAATGACGACCGCCCGGGGACCGGCGCGGCGACCGCAGGATTTCAGGACGAGGGAAGGGCACGGAGACGTGGCTAGGGTTCGGACAGGGGTACGCGTCATGGGCGCCGTACTCGCGGCGGTACTGGGGGCCTCCCTCGCGGGGTGCAGCAGTACGGGCGGCAAGCGCGCCGAGGAGCGGGCGAAGGCCGCCGAGCAGGGCCGTCCGGCCGTCTCCACCCCGCGCTGGACCTTCGCGATGATCACCCACGCGGGCGATGGCGACACCTTCTGGGACATCGTCCAGAAGGGCGCCAAGGAAGCCTCGGCGAAGGACAACATCAACTTCGTCTACGCGCACGACGACCAGGCACAGCAGCAGGCCCAGTTCGTGCAGAACGCCATCGACCAGAAGGTCCAGGGCATCATCGTCAGCCTGGCCAAGCCCGAGGCCCTCAAGGACGTCCTCGGCAAGGCCGCCAAGGCGGGCATCCCGGTGATCACGGTGAACTCCGGCTCCGCGCAGTCCAAGGAGTACGGCGCCCTGACCCACATCGGGCAGGACGAGGAGATCGCGGGCGAGGCCGTCGGCAACGAGCTGACCAAGCGCGGCAAGAAGAAGGCCGTCTGCGTCCTGCACGAGCAGGGCAACGTCGGCCACGAGCAGCGCTGCGCCGGGGCCAAGAAGACCTTCGGCGGCGACCTGGAGAACCTGTACGTCGAGGGCACCAACATGCCCTCCGTGCAGGCGTCCATCCAGGCGAAGCTCCAGGCCGACCCCTCCATCGACTCGGTCGTCACCCTGGGCGCGCCCTTCGCGCCCACCGCGGTCAAGGCCAAGGACGCGGCCGGCAGCAAGGCGGAGATCGACACCTTCGACCTCAACGAGGCCGTCGCCCGCGACCTGAAGTCCGGGGTGCTCGGCTTCGCCGTCGACCAGCAGCCCTACCTCCAGGGCTACGAGGCCGTCGACCTGCTCTGGCTCTACCGCTACAACGCCAACACCCTCGGCGGCGGCCGTCCGGTGCTCACCGGCCCGCAGATCGTGACCGGCGCCGAAGCGGCGAAACTGGAGGAGTTCATCAAGCGGGTGACCCGATGAGCACGCTCGCCCCCGCGGCCCCGCCCACCCCGCCCGCCAAGGAGCGCGACGAGCGCCTCGCGCCCGCCTCCCTGGTGCGCCGCCTGCTCGGCCGCCCCGAGCTGGGCGCGGTCGTCGGCGCGGCCGCCGTCTTCGTCTTCTTCGCCTTCGCCGCCGACAGCTTCCTGCGGGCCTCCAGCCTCAGCACGATCCTGTACTCGGCCTCCACCATCGGGATCATGGCCGTCCCGGTCGCGCTGCTGATGATCGGCGGCGAGTTCGACCTCTCGGCCGGTGTGATGGTCACCAGCTCGGCGCTCTTCAGTTCGATGTTCTCCTACCAGCTGACCGCGAACGTCTGGGTCGGCGTCGGGGTGTCCCTGCTGGTCACCCTGGCCATCGGGTTCTTCAACGGGTTCATGCTCACCCGGACGAAACTGCCCAGCTTCATCATCACGCTCGGCACCTTCCTGATGCTGACCGGCCTGAACCTGGGCCTCACCAAGCTGATCAGCGGCTCGGTCTCCACCAAGACCATCGCCGACATGGAGGGCTTCTCCTCGGCCCGCTCGCTGTTCGCCTCGCAGCTCACCATCGGCCCGGTCACCCTGCGCGTCACCATCCTGTGGTGGCTGGTCCTGGTGGCCGTGGCCACCTGGATCCTGCTGCGCACCCGCGCCGGGAACTGGATCTTCGCGGTGGGCGGTGGCGCCGACGCGGCCCGCGCGGTCGGCGTACCGGTGGTCAAGACCCGGATCGGGCTCTACATGGGCGTCGCCCTGTGCGCCTGGATCTCGGGCCAGCACATCCTGTTCTCGTTCGACGTCGTCCAGTCCGGCGAGGGCGTCGGCAACGAGTTCCTGTACATCATCGCGGCCGTCATCGGCGGCTGTCTGATGACCGGCGGCTACGGCTCGGCCATCGGCTCGGCCGTCGGCGCCTTCATCTTCGGCATGACCAGCAACGGCATCGTGTACGCCCAGTGGAACCCGGACTGGTTCAAGTTCTTCCTCGGCGCGATGCTCCTGCTGGCCACCTTGCTCAATGCCTGGGTGCGCAAGCGGGCGGAGGCCAGCAAGTGACGGCACTGGTGAAGCTGACCGAGGTCAGCAAGTACTACGGCAACATCCGCGCCCTCGAAGGCGTCTCCCTGGAGGTCTCGGCGGGCGAGATCACCTGTGTCCTCGGCGACAACGGCGCGGGCAAGTCCACCCTCATCAAGATCATCGCGGGGCTGCACCGGCACGACGCGGGCAGCTTCGAGATCGAGGGCGAGGAGACGGTTCTGGCCAATCCCCGCGCCGCCCTCGACCGGGGCATCGCCACGGTCTACCAGGACCTCGCGGTCGTCCCGCTGATGCCGGTCTGGCGGAACTTCTTCCTCGGCTCCGAGCCCACCAAGGGCCGCGGCCCCTTCCGCCGCCTCGACGTGGCCCTGATGCGCGAGACCACCCGCGCCGAGCTGCTGCGCATGGGCATCGACCTGCGCGACGTCGACCAGCCGATCGGCACCCTCTCCGGCGGCGAGCGCCAGTGCGTGGCCATCGCCCGGGCCGTGCACTTCGGCGCCAAGGTCCTCGTCCTGGACGAGCCCACGGCGGCCCTCGGCGTCAAGCAGTCCGGCGTGGTCCTCAAGTACGTCGCCGCGGCCCGGGACGCGGGCCTCGGCGTGGTCCTGATCACGCACAACCCGCACCACGCGTACCTGGTCGGAGACCGTTTCGTGCTCCTCAAGCGGGGCGCGATGGCGGGCAGCCACACCCGCGATTCGATCACCCTGGACGAGCTGACCCGGCAGATGGCCGGCGGCTCGGAACTGGACGAACTGAGCCACGAGCTGGAGCGGGTGGCAGAATCGGGGACAACACCGCCCCACACTGACCCTTCCGGCACCACCGCACCATAGGGACGACAGGACTCGATGAGCACGTACCGGGACTTCACGCTCGCCCACCGTGGCTCGGCGCGAGGCACCGTCCTGCGGACGGTCGGCACCCGTGAGCGCCGGTCACACCTGACCGCCCCGCGCGTCCCGACCGTCGGCATCGACATCGGCGGCACCAAGGTGATGGCGGGCGTCGTCGACGCCGACGGCGTCATCCTGGAGAAGATCCGCACCGAGACCCCCGACAAGTCCAAGAGCCCCAAGGTCGTCGAGGACACCATCGTCGAGCTGGTCCTGGACCTCTCCGACCGCCACGACGTCCACGCCGTGGGCATCGGCGCGGCCGGCTGGGTCGACGCCGACCGCTCGCGGGTGCTCTTCGCCCCGCACCTGGCCTGGCGCGACGAGCCGCTGCGCGACGCGCTCCAGTCCCGGCTCGCGGTCCCGGTCATGGTGGACAACGATGCCAACACCGCCGCCTGGGCCGAATGGCGCTTCGGCGCCGGGCGCGGCGAGGACCACCTCGTCATGATCACGCTCGGCACCGGCATCGGCGGGGCGATCCTGGAGGACGGCCGGGTCAAGCGCGGCAAGTTCGGCGTGGCCGGGGAATTCGGCCACATGCAGGTGGTCCCCGGCGGACACCGCTGCCCCTGCGGCAACCGCGGCTGCTGGGAGCAGTACAGCTCCGGAAACGCCCTGGTCCGCGAGGCCCGCGAGCTGGCCGCCGCCGACTCCCCGGTCGCCCACGGCCTGATCGCCCGGGTCGGAGGGAACGTTTCGGAGATCACCGGACCGCTCATCACCGAGCTGGCCCGCGAGGGCGACGCCATGTGCGTCGAACTGCTCCAGGACATCGGCCAGTGGCTCGGCGTCGGCATCGCCAACCTCGCCGCCGCCCTCGACCCCTCGTGCTTCGTCATCGGGGGCGGGGTCAGCGCGGCCGACGACCTGCTGATCGGCCCGGCCCGGGACGCCTTCCGGCGCCACCTGACCGGCCGCGGCTACCGGCCCGAGGCCCGGATCGCGAAGGCCCAGCTCGGCCCCGAGGCCGGTATGGTCGGTGCGGCCGACCTCTCCCGGCTCGTCGCCCGCCGCTTCCGACGCGCCAACCGCCGCCGGGTCGAACGCTACGAACGCTATGCCCAGGCCGGCCGACGGGCCGCCGCCGGGTCCGAGGAACAAGGACCAGAACAGCCGTGACGCCGCCGCCCCCGCCCCCGACCCTGCCGCGCCAGGCCCCGGCCCCCGACGAGGGCGGCGTTCCCACGCCCGCCGAGGCCCGCCGGCACGTCGTACGGCGCCGCTGGATCACCGCGGTCATCATCGTGCTGCTGATCGGCGTACCCGCCGGCTACCTCGCGATCGCCGCCCAGCAGAGCCGCCAGAGCGGCAAGGAGAAGGCGGCCAAGGTCGGCGCCACCAAGGTGCGCGCGGGCTGGCCCTCCAAGGTGCAGCGCAGCATCTACGAGGTGCCGATCCCGGACAAGGCCTGGCGGGTCGGCTTCCTGGAGACCAACAACTGGCGCACCAGCAGGCTGTACGTGCAGTTCGCGATCACCCCGGACGAACTCGACAAGTTCCTCACCTCGATGGGCACCAGCCGCGAGGGACTGACCCGGGGCGTCTCGATCGGCGAGCGCGACACCGAGGCCGCGGGCTGGAACTGGAACCCGAAGAACGCCTGGTACGGCGCCACGCACGAGCAGAACGACCCGCGCCCCACCCAGGACATCACCGTCGACCTGACCGTCCCGGCCAAGCCCAAGGTCTACGTCGTCTCCACCGCGACCCCGTAGCAGCGCCCCCCTGGCCGAGCCCCCACCGTTAGCCTGGGGATCATGAAGCTCACCAAGCGGCTGCACTCCTGCGTCCAGGTCGAGAAGGACGGGCGCACGCTCGTCATCGACCCGGGTGCCTTCAGCGAACCCGACGCGGGCCTCGGGGCGGACGTCCTGCTGGTCACCCACGAGCACCCCGACCACTTCGAGGAGGGCCGGCTGCGGGCCGCCCTCGACGCGAACCCCGA
This is a stretch of genomic DNA from Streptomyces sp. NBC_00536. It encodes these proteins:
- a CDS encoding dihydrofolate reductase family protein; the protein is MGKLIPITFLTLDGVMQAPGGTEEDPSGGFAYGGWQVPFEDEEANTFITEAFDRVGAFLLGRRTYDIFSGYWPKQTDPDNAIAAKLNTLPKYVASTTLKDPEWAGTTVLGPDLEAEIARIKESTDGEVHIWGSGELVGWLLARGLIDELNLMVYPVVLGAGRRLFPGGGEPTTFEVTASRTTAVGVAIHTYRPAGRATFGTY
- a CDS encoding DMT family transporter, whose translation is MSTLAAVPAPGLAPRRAWLTDLPVLLVALVWGGSYLVAKGVTTSHTVIAVLVLRFGLILPVLVAAGARRLRALRPAQLRGGALLGLVLGAIFLLETYGVVHTSATNAGLIISLAMIFTPLAEAVLRRVRPPAAFLAAAGVSVTGVVLLTQGAGFTTPSLGDLLILGAALARTLNVLLTARIKAVQDADPLSLTTVQLGGAVLVFALLAALPGTGATPWAAAADFGPRAWAGLAFLTVFCTLFAFFVQMWALRRTSPSRVSLLLGTEPLWAAAAGIAIGGEHLGATGLVGAALVLAGTAWGRRTAVPDPV
- a CDS encoding cytochrome P450 family protein — protein: MPAVDISGNDEDFAADPYAFYARLREAGPVHRVTVYAGELEPSWLVVGHDEARLALGHPALSKDWRGSGQFDDTLVTAANSNMLESDPPQHTRLRRLVARAFTARRIEALRPRVQQVTDELLDTMAARPGRTADLIAALAFPLPMTVICELLGVPDLDRDRFRFWSNEIVAPTAASADGSAHRALSEYLAELVEAKAKAPGEDLLSELIRTRDDDGDSLSPDELIGMAFLLLVAGHETTVNLISNGVRALLAHPGQLAVLRTDWDGLLGGAVEEMLRYDGPVQNSTYRYAREDVEIGGTVIPAGSTVVISLAAADRDPGRFADADTFDIHRAPRGHLAFGHGLHFCIGAPLARMEGAIAVRSLLERFPDLAEDPAGGPRAWVGGSLMRGVTRLPVSW
- a CDS encoding Gfo/Idh/MocA family protein, producing MRIGLIGTGRIGSFHAAALARQPHAGSLVLADADPARAALLAARLGATAAPSVDQIFTWGVDAVVVACATAGHAELVVRAVRSGLPVFCEKPVAPDLGRSLAVLREVAAVGGVLQVGFMRRFDAGYVTARELVRSGALGRLHTVRTMTADPAPPSAAYLAGSGGLFRDCLVHDFDMVRWVTGQEVTEVYATGSDAGPPRFREAGDVDTAAALLTLADGTLVTCTGGRCNGAGYDVRMELAGELDQVSAGLDDRTPIASTEPQGPPPARKPWTGFLERFGPAYEAELAAFVSLVRGEGPNPCDGREALAALRIAEACELSRRERRRVTLAELPDL
- a CDS encoding sugar ABC transporter substrate-binding protein, producing MARVRTGVRVMGAVLAAVLGASLAGCSSTGGKRAEERAKAAEQGRPAVSTPRWTFAMITHAGDGDTFWDIVQKGAKEASAKDNINFVYAHDDQAQQQAQFVQNAIDQKVQGIIVSLAKPEALKDVLGKAAKAGIPVITVNSGSAQSKEYGALTHIGQDEEIAGEAVGNELTKRGKKKAVCVLHEQGNVGHEQRCAGAKKTFGGDLENLYVEGTNMPSVQASIQAKLQADPSIDSVVTLGAPFAPTAVKAKDAAGSKAEIDTFDLNEAVARDLKSGVLGFAVDQQPYLQGYEAVDLLWLYRYNANTLGGGRPVLTGPQIVTGAEAAKLEEFIKRVTR
- a CDS encoding ABC transporter permease; this translates as MSTLAPAAPPTPPAKERDERLAPASLVRRLLGRPELGAVVGAAAVFVFFAFAADSFLRASSLSTILYSASTIGIMAVPVALLMIGGEFDLSAGVMVTSSALFSSMFSYQLTANVWVGVGVSLLVTLAIGFFNGFMLTRTKLPSFIITLGTFLMLTGLNLGLTKLISGSVSTKTIADMEGFSSARSLFASQLTIGPVTLRVTILWWLVLVAVATWILLRTRAGNWIFAVGGGADAARAVGVPVVKTRIGLYMGVALCAWISGQHILFSFDVVQSGEGVGNEFLYIIAAVIGGCLMTGGYGSAIGSAVGAFIFGMTSNGIVYAQWNPDWFKFFLGAMLLLATLLNAWVRKRAEASK
- a CDS encoding ATP-binding cassette domain-containing protein translates to MGAQAGGGQQVTALVKLTEVSKYYGNIRALEGVSLEVSAGEITCVLGDNGAGKSTLIKIIAGLHRHDAGSFEIEGEETVLANPRAALDRGIATVYQDLAVVPLMPVWRNFFLGSEPTKGRGPFRRLDVALMRETTRAELLRMGIDLRDVDQPIGTLSGGERQCVAIARAVHFGAKVLVLDEPTAALGVKQSGVVLKYVAAARDAGLGVVLITHNPHHAYLVGDRFVLLKRGAMAGSHTRDSITLDELTRQMAGGSELDELSHELERVAESGTTPPHTDPSGTTAP
- a CDS encoding ROK family glucokinase, translated to MSTYRDFTLAHRGSARGTVLRTVGTRERRSHLTAPRVPTVGIDIGGTKVMAGVVDADGVILEKIRTETPDKSKSPKVVEDTIVELVLDLSDRHDVHAVGIGAAGWVDADRSRVLFAPHLAWRDEPLRDALQSRLAVPVMVDNDANTAAWAEWRFGAGRGEDHLVMITLGTGIGGAILEDGRVKRGKFGVAGEFGHMQVVPGGHRCPCGNRGCWEQYSSGNALVREARELAAADSPVAHGLIARVGGNVSEITGPLITELAREGDAMCVELLQDIGQWLGVGIANLAAALDPSCFVIGGGVSAADDLLIGPARDAFRRHLTGRGYRPEARIAKAQLGPEAGMVGAADLSRLVARRFRRANRRRVERYERYAQAGRRAAAGSEEQGPEQP